Below is a window of Micromonas commoda chromosome 14, complete sequence DNA.
GAAGTCTTGCACTCGAAGGATCCGTCCTTGACTTCGCACTCGGCGTCGTACTCGCTGGCGTTGATGACCCGGTACATCCCGCTGCTGAGCCCCTCGCACACGagctcgccctccgcggtcATCTCGCACCGCACCTCGCACCCTCGCTGGCGCTCAGAGTCGCatcggggcgcgaggggttgctcgtcctcgtccccggaCGTGGCTCCCGCCCACCACGCGGACACCTCGTAGACGCCGGACGGGATGTCCTTCGCGACGATCACGCCGTCTTCGGTGACCACGCAGTTGTACGTCTTGTCGGTgccgagcttctcgccgcttcccgcgctcgcgacgacgcgcgatcgccgcgtgaTCTGACcgctggacgcgtcgggtgCCCTGATGGTGGAgggggcggtgacgacgccgcgcgccgtacgcgcggcgatcggggcgcgcgcgcggagcgcggtCATCGATGCGATTGTGCTCATCTTCGAAACGTGCGTttgccgcgcgcgggtgagcgcTATTGTGCGCCGGCGGGGCCGCGGCTGTGCGCGCTTCGTGTTCG
It encodes the following:
- a CDS encoding predicted protein, with the protein product MTALRARAPIAARTARGVVTAPSTIRAPDASSGQITRRSRVVASAGSGEKLGTDKTYNCVVTEDGVIVAKDIPSGVYEVSAWWAGATSGDEDEQPLAPRCDSERQRGCEVRCEMTAEGELVCEGLSSGMYRVINASEYDAECEVKDGSFECKTSFDEEPLRLDTDDFKAVETEEEHGFRMGG